CGCATCGTCGCGGCCGGCAGCGACGATGAGATGAGGTCGGTCGCCGGCGCCGGCGCGAGCGTCGTCGATCTGGACGGCGCGACGGTGCTGCCCGGATTCGTCGACACCCACCCTCACCTTTTTCACTTCAGCCTGCTCGAATACCCCCTCGTAAAGCTCTGGGACGCCGCGTCCCACGACGACATCGTCCGTCGCATTGCCGCGCGCGCCGCGAACACGCCGCCGGGACAGTGGATCATGGCAACGCCGGTCGGCGAGCCGCACTATTTTCTGCGCCGCTCCTGGCGCGATCTGGCCGAAGGAATGCTTCCCGACCGCCGCGTCCTCGATCGTGCGGCGCCCGATCACCCTGTGTGGATCCAGGCGTGGGGACCGACGACGCCGAACATCTGCGTGTTCAACTCGCCGGCGCTTGCAGCGCTCGGCATCGACCGCGCGACCGCTCCGCGCCAGAGCAACGTGTGGATCGAGACGGATGGCAACGGAGAGCCGACGGGGCGCCTGTCGGGCCCGGTCAACACCTACTATACCGGCGATCCGTGGATGGACGAGCTGCTGAAGAAAGTTCCGCTGCTCGATCCGTCGATCGCGGTGCCGGCTACGCTCGACGGCGTCGCGCGCTACCACGGTCTCGGCGTCACGACGATCTACGAGGGCCACGTCATGGGGCAGGCCGAGATCGGCCTCTTCCAGGCACTGCGCGCGATGGACCAGCTGAAGATGCGAGTGCTGACCTCGCTCGAAGCCGAGCAGTACTCGATGCCGTGGCAGAAGCCGATCAGCGACGAAGAGTTCGTCGCGAATCTGAGGCTCTCGCTCGAGATGACCTCTCTTGGCGACGACCTGCTGCGCCACGGCGGCATTACGCTGTCGCGGGGTGGACCGCTCG
The nucleotide sequence above comes from Candidatus Binatia bacterium. Encoded proteins:
- a CDS encoding amidohydrolase family protein — protein: RIVAAGSDDEMRSVAGAGASVVDLDGATVLPGFVDTHPHLFHFSLLEYPLVKLWDAASHDDIVRRIAARAANTPPGQWIMATPVGEPHYFLRRSWRDLAEGMLPDRRVLDRAAPDHPVWIQAWGPTTPNICVFNSPALAALGIDRATAPRQSNVWIETDGNGEPTGRLSGPVNTYYTGDPWMDELLKKVPLLDPSIAVPATLDGVARYHGLGVTTIYEGHVMGQAEIGLFQALRAMDQLKMRVLTSLEAEQYSMPWQKPISDEEFVANLRLSLEMTSLGDDLLRHGGITLSRGGPLGPGFLRMREPYFGPYGELTRGREFVPRHRENLALEFCSAHDLRLNFIGAGYADHDDFLANAEALAAKTPISHRRWILQHNYLCTAEHARRYAALGFVVTTSMSFSCAKGDLFEKRVGQHVWADLVPLRRLLDAGLLVAAGSDWGPKNIFEHIALAQTHEFWGSGRRNDGPAQKIGREEAVRTWTCDAARALGWEGIGALAPGNHADLVIVDRDILECRIEDLAATRVLRTELGGETVHDAGVLKAG